The DNA window TTCTTCACCGACGGCGTCAAGGCCAAGGCCCACATCGACGGCGGCGCCAAGAAGGTCGTCATCTCCGCCCCCGCCAAGAACGTCGACGGCACCTTCGTCATCGGCGTCAACGAGGACGAGTACGACCCGGCCACCCAGAACATCATCTCCAACGCCTCCTGCACCACCAACTGCCTCGCGCCCCTGGCCAAGGTCCTCAACGACAAGTTCGGGATCGTCCGCGGCATCATGACCACGATCCACTCCTACACCGGCGACCAGCGCATTCTCGACGCCCCCCACAAGGACCTGCGCCGTGCCCGCGCCGCCGCCCTGTCCATGATCCCGACCAAGACCGGTGCGGCCCAGGCCGTGGCCCTGGTCATCCCCGCTCTCAAGGGCAAGTTCGACGGCCTGGCCGTGCGCGTGCCGACCCCCACCGGCTCGCTGACCGACCTGACCTTCCAGGCCGAGAAGGAGGTCTCCGTCGAGGCCGTCAAGGCCGCCGTCAAGGAGGCCGCCGAGGGCCCGCTCAAGGGCATCCTGGCCTACACCGAGGACCCGATCGTCTCGGCGGACATCATGGGCGACTCGCACTCCTCGATCTTCGACGCCACCGAGACCAAGGTCATCGGCGACCTGGTCAAGGTCCTGTCCTGGTACGACAACGAGTGGGGCTACTCCAACCGTCTCGTCGACCTGACCGAGTACGTCGCCGAGCGCCTCTGAGGCCGCCGGCGAGCAGCATGCTCATCTGACTGCGCCCGCGCCCGCGACCTCCGCGTGCGCGGGCGCAGTCCGCACCACCCACCCGCACCACCACCGATGAGAGGCTCCATGAAGACCATCGACTCCCTGGGCGACCTGGCCGGCAAGCGCGTCCTGGTCCGCTCCGACTTCAACGTTCCGCTCGACGCCGACAAGAACATCACCGACGACGGCCGCATCCAGGCCGCCCTGCCCACCCTCAGGCTTCTTCTGGACGCCGGCGCCAAGGTGATCATTGTCGCCCACCTGGGCCGCCCCAAGGGCAAGGTCAACCCCGACTACTCGCTGGCCCCGGTGGCCGAGCGCCTGGCCGAGGTGACCGGCGTGGAGGTGACCCTGGCCCCCGACACCGTGGGCGAGGGCGCCAAGGCCGCCGTCGCCGCCCTCAAGCCCGGCAATATCGTCCTGCTGGAGAACGTGCGCTTCAACGCCGCCGAGACCTCCAAGGACGACGCCGAGCGCGCCGCCTTCGCGGCCGAACTGGCCGCCCTGGCCGACGTCTTCGTCTCCGACGGCTTCGGCGTGGTCCACCGCAAGCAGGCCTCCGTCTACGACGTCGCCAAGCTCCTGCCGGCCGCCGCGGGCCTGCTGGTGCGCAAGGAGATCGAGGCCCTGTCCAAGGCCGTGAAGGACCCCGAGCGCCCCTACACGGTGGTGCTGGGCGGCTCGAAGGTCTCCGACAAGCTCGGCGTCATCGCCAACCTCCTGACCAAGGCCGACCGCCTGCTCATCGGCGGCGGCATGGCCTACACCTTCCTGGCCGCCCAGGGCAACGAGGTGGGCACCTCCCTGCTGGAGAAGGACCAGATCGACACGGTCAAGGGGTACCTGGCCACCGCCAAGGAGCGCGGCGTCGAGCTCCTCCTGCCCGTGGACACGGTCGTCGCCCCGGAGTTCGCGGCCGACGCCCCGGCCACCGTCGTGCCCTCCAGCGCCATCCCGGCCGACCAGATGGGCCTGGACATCGGCCCCCAGACCCGCAAGCTGTTCGCCGACGCCATCGCCACCTCCAAGACGGTGGTGTGGAACGGCCCCATGGGCGTCTTCGAGTTCCCGGCCTTCGCCGCCGGCACCAAGGCCGTGGCCCAGGCCATCTCCGACTCGTCGGCCTTCAGTGTCATCGGCGGGGGCGACTCCGCCGCTGCGGTGCGCACCCTCGGCTTCGACGTGTCCACCTTCTCCCACATCTCCACCGGCGGGGGCGCCTCCCTCGAGCTCCTCGAGGGCAAGACGCTGCCGGGCATCGCCGTCCTGGAAGGCTGAGCAGACAATGAGCAACCGCATCCCGCTCATGGCGGGCAACTGGAAGATGAACCTGGACCACCTCGAGGCCAACCACCTCGTCCAGGGGCTGGCCATGGCGCTGGCCGACTCCGACCACGACTACGCCAAGTGCGAGGTCCTGGTCATCCCGCCCTTCACGGACCTCCGCACCGTGCAGACGATCGTGGAGGCCGACTCGCTGCCCCTCAAGTACGGCGCCCAGGACGTGTCCATCCACGACAACGGCGCCTACACCGGCGAGATCTCCACGGCCATGCTCGCCAAGCTGGGCTGCAGCCACGTGGTCATGGGCCACTCCGAGCGCCGCGAGTACCACGGCGAGTCCGACCAGCTGGTGGGCGCCAAGGCCCGCAAGGTCCTGGACGCGGGCATGACCCCGATCCTGTGCTGCGGCGAGGCCCTGGAGGTGCGCCGGGCCGGCACGCACGTGGAGTTCGTGCTCGGCCAGATCCGCGCCGCCCTGAAGGGCTGGGACGCGAAGGACGTGGCCCGGATCGTCATCGCCTACGAGCCCATCTGGGCCATTGGCACCGGCGAGACGGCCACGGCCGCCGACGCCCAGGAGGTGTGCGGCGCCATCCGCGCCGCCCTGCGTGCCGACTTCGGCGACGCCACCGCCGACGCCACCCGCATCCTGTACGGCGGCAGCGCCAAGCCGGGCAATATCAAGGAGCTCATGGCCCAGGCCGACATCGACGGCGCGCTCGTGGGCGGCGCCTCGCTCAAGGCGGACTCCTTCGCGGCCATGGCGAACTTCTACGCCTGAGCCCGATCCGCCCGCCGCAGACCGGCGGGGCGGATCGTGACCGGGGCCCGGCCATCTCACACGCGAGCTGGCCGGGCCCCGGCGCGCGCATCGGGTAGAGTCGGCGCCGAGCCCGGCCGCCCGGCTCCGGTACGACGAAGGAAGACTGAAACCGGCTATGAACATCCTGAAGATCATTCTCGAGGTCCTCCTCGTGCTCTCCAGCTTCTTCCTCATCATGTCCGTCCTGCTGCACAAGGGCAAGGGCGGCGGCCTGTCGGACATGTTCGGCGGGGGCATCTCCTCGTCCGCCGGCTCCTCCGGGGTGGCCGAGCGCAACCTCAACCGCATCACCGTCGGCGTGGCCCTGGTGTGGACCATGACCATTATCGGCCTCGGGCTGGTCCTGAAGGCCACGTCCTGACCGGACACGACGACGAGCCCGCCCCGCCCCGCCCCGGCCCCCCGCGATGACGCGCTGGTGCGCGCCCTGCGCG is part of the Actinomyces sp. oral taxon 414 genome and encodes:
- the gap gene encoding type I glyceraldehyde-3-phosphate dehydrogenase, producing MTTRVGINGFGRIGRNFFRAALEQKADLEVVAVNDLTDNKTLAHLLKYDSILGRFDGEVSYDDEGIVVDGKHIKVLAHRDPAELPWGELGVEIVVESTGFFTDGVKAKAHIDGGAKKVVISAPAKNVDGTFVIGVNEDEYDPATQNIISNASCTTNCLAPLAKVLNDKFGIVRGIMTTIHSYTGDQRILDAPHKDLRRARAAALSMIPTKTGAAQAVALVIPALKGKFDGLAVRVPTPTGSLTDLTFQAEKEVSVEAVKAAVKEAAEGPLKGILAYTEDPIVSADIMGDSHSSIFDATETKVIGDLVKVLSWYDNEWGYSNRLVDLTEYVAERL
- a CDS encoding phosphoglycerate kinase, translated to MKTIDSLGDLAGKRVLVRSDFNVPLDADKNITDDGRIQAALPTLRLLLDAGAKVIIVAHLGRPKGKVNPDYSLAPVAERLAEVTGVEVTLAPDTVGEGAKAAVAALKPGNIVLLENVRFNAAETSKDDAERAAFAAELAALADVFVSDGFGVVHRKQASVYDVAKLLPAAAGLLVRKEIEALSKAVKDPERPYTVVLGGSKVSDKLGVIANLLTKADRLLIGGGMAYTFLAAQGNEVGTSLLEKDQIDTVKGYLATAKERGVELLLPVDTVVAPEFAADAPATVVPSSAIPADQMGLDIGPQTRKLFADAIATSKTVVWNGPMGVFEFPAFAAGTKAVAQAISDSSAFSVIGGGDSAAAVRTLGFDVSTFSHISTGGGASLELLEGKTLPGIAVLEG
- the tpiA gene encoding triose-phosphate isomerase — encoded protein: MSNRIPLMAGNWKMNLDHLEANHLVQGLAMALADSDHDYAKCEVLVIPPFTDLRTVQTIVEADSLPLKYGAQDVSIHDNGAYTGEISTAMLAKLGCSHVVMGHSERREYHGESDQLVGAKARKVLDAGMTPILCCGEALEVRRAGTHVEFVLGQIRAALKGWDAKDVARIVIAYEPIWAIGTGETATAADAQEVCGAIRAALRADFGDATADATRILYGGSAKPGNIKELMAQADIDGALVGGASLKADSFAAMANFYA
- the secG gene encoding preprotein translocase subunit SecG, which gives rise to MNILKIILEVLLVLSSFFLIMSVLLHKGKGGGLSDMFGGGISSSAGSSGVAERNLNRITVGVALVWTMTIIGLGLVLKATS